The Oncorhynchus nerka isolate Pitt River linkage group LG24, Oner_Uvic_2.0, whole genome shotgun sequence genome has a window encoding:
- the LOC115108721 gene encoding gamma-interferon-inducible lysosomal thiol reductase-like, translating to MELGARLVQKQCLELNATRPNLAVPRVEVTLYYESLCPGCRAFLTQQLFPTWAMLQDIMDVKLVPYGNAQVGLFSKWRALGNSPFTCQHGEPECHGNMIEACFLHSVGRYSAFQVIYCMESAANFLDAAQPCLQLHVPSMMWDSVTSCVKGELGFKLMHENALKTKALSPANEYLLFINNGEYTDDFQDKAMSSLFNLVCKMYKKMWQYVQPASQPQTMCNHASTGPQSAFFTCGIV from the exons ATGGAGCTGGGGGCCAGACTG GTTCAGAAGCAGTGTCTAGAGCTCAATGCCACCAGGCCCAACTTGGCGGTACCCCGAGTGGAGGTGACCCTGTACTATGAGAGCCTGTGTCCAGGCTGCAGGGCCTTCCTCACCCAGCAGCTCTTTCCCACCTGGGCCATGCTCCAAGACATCATGGACGTCAAATTGGTGCCCTACGGCAATGCACAGGTAGGCCTCTTCTCGAAGTGGAGAGCACTGG GGAATTCTCCCTTCACCTGTCAACATGGAGAACCAGAGTGTCATGGTAACATGATTGAG GCATGTTTTCTACATTCAGTGGGTCGGTACTCAGCATTCCAAGTCATTTACTGCATGGAATCTGCAGCTAACTTTCTTGATGCTGCCCAACCT TGCTTACAGCTGCACGTCCCCTCCATGATGTGGGACAGTGTAACGTCCTGTGTGAAGGGAGAGCTCGGCTTCAAACTGATGCATGAGAACGCCCTGAAGACCAAAGCTCTCAGTCCGGCCAA TGAGTATCTACTGTTTATCAACAATGGG GAATACACGGATGACTTTCAGGACAAAGCAATGTCATCGCTTTTCAACTTGGTCTGCAAAATGTACAAG AAAAtgtggcagtatgtccaaccggcctctcaaccgcagaccatgtgtaaccatgccagcacAGGACCTCAATCTGccttcttcacctgcggaattgtctga